From a single Shewanella donghaensis genomic region:
- the rimI gene encoding ribosomal protein S18-alanine N-acetyltransferase: MTSHHTFPHLVYSILTPDSAKAMFVIESAAHSHPSSLSSLEGCFGRFYSVYGAFDGEELIGFAIVQQIVDEVTLFDICISPSQQGRGLGKQLLNHLVNDAAVKKAVVVMLEVRASNHSAIGLYKKIGFIEAGRRTGYYPSEAGREDAILMDLQLNSGSGSL; this comes from the coding sequence ATGACTTCTCATCACACCTTCCCACATTTAGTTTATTCGATATTAACCCCAGATAGTGCTAAGGCGATGTTTGTTATAGAATCCGCTGCACATTCTCACCCTAGCAGTTTAAGTAGCTTAGAAGGCTGTTTTGGACGCTTTTATAGTGTGTATGGCGCCTTTGATGGTGAAGAACTTATCGGTTTTGCTATCGTGCAACAAATTGTCGATGAAGTGACTTTATTCGATATTTGTATTTCGCCGAGTCAGCAAGGTAGAGGTTTAGGTAAACAGCTACTGAATCACCTTGTTAATGATGCAGCTGTTAAAAAGGCTGTAGTGGTGATGTTAGAGGTTAGAGCATCTAATCATTCAGCGATTGGTTTGTATAAAAAAATAGGATTTATTGAAGCGGGCCGTCGAACGGGTTATTACCCTAGTGAAGCTGGGCGTGAAGATGCCATTTTGATGGATTTACAATTGAATTCGGGTTCTGGTTCTCTTTAA
- the lipA gene encoding lipoyl synthase encodes MNRPERLQPGVKLRDAEKLARIPIKVVPSEKATMLRKPDWLRVKLPASNQRITEIKSALRKNGLHSVCEEASCPNLAECFNHGTATFMILGAICTRRCPFCDVAHGRPLKPDGAEPKKLAQTIQDMKLKYVVITSVDRDDLRDGGAQHFADCIREIRILNPQIKIEILVPDFRGRIDAALDILTTEPPDVFNHNLETAPMHYRKARPGANYQWSLDLLKRFKERHPNVPTKSGLMMGLGETNEEIADVLRDLRSHNVEMLTLGQYLQPSKFHLPVERYVPPAEFDELKAIADDLGFSHAACGPLVRSSYHADLQAQGKEVK; translated from the coding sequence ATGAATAGGCCTGAAAGATTACAACCCGGAGTTAAGTTACGCGATGCTGAAAAATTAGCGCGTATTCCTATTAAAGTGGTTCCATCTGAAAAAGCGACCATGCTGCGTAAGCCCGACTGGCTTCGCGTCAAATTGCCAGCATCTAACCAACGTATTACTGAGATTAAATCAGCACTACGTAAAAATGGTTTGCACTCAGTTTGTGAAGAAGCATCATGCCCTAACTTGGCAGAATGTTTTAACCACGGTACAGCAACCTTTATGATTTTAGGTGCTATCTGTACTCGTCGTTGTCCTTTCTGTGATGTTGCCCATGGTCGCCCACTTAAACCTGACGGTGCAGAGCCAAAGAAATTGGCGCAAACTATTCAAGATATGAAGCTTAAGTATGTGGTTATTACCTCAGTAGATCGTGATGATTTACGTGATGGCGGTGCACAACACTTTGCTGACTGTATTCGTGAAATACGCATATTAAACCCACAAATCAAAATCGAAATTCTCGTTCCTGATTTCCGTGGTCGTATTGATGCAGCATTAGATATCTTGACAACTGAGCCACCAGATGTATTCAATCACAACCTTGAAACAGCGCCAATGCATTACCGCAAAGCGCGTCCAGGTGCTAATTACCAATGGTCATTAGATTTGTTGAAGCGTTTTAAAGAACGTCATCCAAATGTGCCTACCAAGTCTGGTTTAATGATGGGCTTAGGTGAAACTAACGAAGAAATTGCAGACGTATTGCGTGATTTACGCAGCCATAACGTTGAAATGCTAACCCTTGGTCAGTACCTACAACCATCAAAGTTCCATTTACCAGTAGAGCGTTATGTACCGCCAGCTGAATTTGATGAGTTAAAAGCTATCGCTGATGACTTAGGCTTTAGCCACGCAGCATGTGGGCCGCTAGTTCGTTCAAGCTACCACGCGGATTTACAAGCTCAAGGTAAAGAAGTGAAGTAA
- the lipB gene encoding lipoyl(octanoyl) transferase LipB: MQTQTLHIRHLGRQDYESVWHAMQAYTDNRDSDSHDELWIVEHSPVFTQGQAGKSEHILNPGDIPVIQVDRGGQVTYHGPGQLVVYPLIDIKRSKLGVRQLVNNIEQSIVDMLAMYDVNAYAKADAPGVYVDERKLASLGLRIRKGCSFHGLALNVDMDLAPFQRINPCGYAGLEMVQCKALGGPKTVTEAGDKLIQTLSQILGYEELVHHQGLAE; the protein is encoded by the coding sequence TTGCAAACTCAAACGTTACATATCAGACATCTCGGCCGTCAAGATTACGAGTCGGTGTGGCATGCAATGCAAGCCTATACCGATAATCGTGACAGTGACAGCCATGACGAGCTATGGATAGTAGAACACTCACCCGTATTCACCCAAGGCCAAGCTGGCAAAAGTGAGCATATTCTCAATCCTGGCGATATCCCTGTGATCCAAGTTGATCGCGGCGGACAAGTCACCTATCACGGCCCCGGTCAGCTAGTTGTCTATCCACTTATTGACATAAAACGTAGTAAACTCGGCGTCAGACAATTAGTGAATAACATCGAGCAAAGTATCGTTGATATGTTAGCCATGTACGATGTAAACGCATACGCAAAAGCGGATGCACCCGGTGTATATGTAGACGAACGTAAACTTGCCTCATTAGGATTACGTATTCGTAAAGGCTGCTCATTCCACGGTCTTGCATTAAACGTTGATATGGATTTAGCACCATTCCAGCGCATCAACCCTTGTGGTTATGCAGGGCTTGAAATGGTGCAATGCAAAGCTTTAGGCGGCCCAAAAACTGTCACTGAAGCTGGCGATAAACTGATTCAAACATTAAGCCAAATATTAGGCTACGAAGAACTTGTACATCATCAAGGATTAGCAGAATAA
- the ybeD gene encoding DUF493 family protein YbeD — protein MLETNFGELMDFPNACPFKVIGTADDTLADRIVAVAQKLAPGDYAPTVKASSKGTYYAISIRITVTSKEHIEQVYTDLAAIEGVNRVL, from the coding sequence ATGTTAGAAACAAACTTTGGCGAACTAATGGATTTTCCGAATGCTTGCCCATTCAAAGTCATTGGTACTGCAGATGACACTTTAGCCGACCGCATTGTGGCTGTAGCACAAAAGCTGGCTCCTGGTGATTATGCCCCTACCGTTAAAGCATCAAGCAAAGGCACTTATTACGCAATTTCGATTCGTATTACTGTCACAAGCAAAGAACATATTGAGCAAGTTTATACCGATTTAGCCGCAATTGAAGGCGTAAACCGCGTACTGTAA
- a CDS encoding serine hydrolase, whose protein sequence is MMNLVNTPLKSLLLLSVVSFSSQAANVANAPMVMPNAPTVAAKAYVLMDYNSGRVIAESNAYESLNPASLTKMMTSYVIGHEVKVGNISLEDEVTISKKAWSKNFPDSSKMFIEVGKKVTVEDLNRGIIIQSGNDACVAMAEHIAGTEDGFVDLMNSWSKQLGMTQSYFENSHGLDSDNHKTTAYDMALLGAALIRDVPDEYRVYSEKSFTFNGIKQYNRNGLLWDNSLNVDGIKTGHTSGAGYNLVSSATNDGMRLITVVMGTNSETARKAESKKLLNYGFRFFESITPYKAGDTFVTQKIWYGDRATVDLGVVTDTPITINRGRAKNLEANFELTKPLTAPLAKGETVGRIFFQLDGKDVAQFPLVTLNEVNEGSWFSKLMDYFKQMFEGWFGE, encoded by the coding sequence ATGATGAATCTTGTTAACACTCCCCTAAAATCGTTGCTGCTGCTTTCTGTAGTATCTTTTTCATCTCAAGCAGCCAACGTAGCTAATGCCCCCATGGTTATGCCTAATGCGCCGACTGTAGCCGCTAAAGCCTATGTTTTAATGGACTACAATTCAGGACGTGTTATTGCTGAAAGCAATGCGTATGAATCATTGAATCCTGCCAGCTTAACTAAGATGATGACCAGTTATGTTATTGGTCACGAAGTTAAAGTGGGCAACATCTCGTTAGAAGACGAAGTGACCATCAGTAAAAAAGCCTGGTCTAAAAACTTCCCTGACTCATCTAAGATGTTTATTGAAGTGGGTAAAAAAGTCACGGTCGAAGATTTAAACCGCGGGATTATTATTCAATCAGGTAACGATGCATGTGTGGCTATGGCTGAACACATTGCAGGCACCGAAGATGGCTTTGTCGACTTAATGAATTCATGGTCAAAGCAACTTGGTATGACACAAAGTTACTTTGAAAACTCTCATGGACTTGATTCTGACAATCACAAAACAACCGCTTATGACATGGCGTTACTTGGCGCAGCGTTAATTCGTGACGTACCGGATGAATACCGTGTTTACTCTGAAAAATCTTTCACTTTTAACGGCATCAAACAATACAACCGAAATGGTTTGTTGTGGGACAACAGCTTAAACGTTGATGGTATCAAAACCGGCCATACATCGGGCGCAGGTTACAACTTAGTGTCTTCAGCGACCAATGACGGCATGCGTTTAATCACTGTTGTGATGGGAACTAACAGCGAAACAGCCCGTAAAGCTGAAAGTAAAAAGCTGCTTAACTACGGTTTCCGTTTCTTTGAATCGATTACTCCGTACAAAGCGGGTGACACTTTTGTTACTCAAAAAATCTGGTATGGCGATCGTGCAACGGTAGATCTCGGTGTAGTAACAGACACGCCTATTACCATCAATCGCGGCCGAGCTAAGAATTTAGAAGCAAACTTTGAACTGACTAAACCATTAACGGCGCCGTTAGCAAAAGGCGAAACTGTAGGACGTATCTTCTTCCAATTAGATGGTAAAGATGTTGCTCAGTTTCCATTAGTGACCTTAAATGAAGTCAATGAAGGCAGCTGGTTTAGTAAATTAATGGATTACTTCAAGCAAATGTTTGAAGGTTGGTTTGGCGAATAA
- a CDS encoding septal ring lytic transglycosylase RlpA family protein codes for MIQNDMLKKSLLSLSAIALCGALSACSSSSPTSQDDRYQLKDDRAPKSAPDVSKVEDAHPKYEPYSRQGNKQKYTVRGKSYNVLPSAKDFKQSGNASWYGSKFHGHLTSNGETYDMYSMSAAHKTLPLPSYVRVTNEANNKQVIVRVNDRGPFHEGRIIDLSYAAAYKIGMLDHGTAKVSIETIHIESPESMALDGLKDTSEHVIQVVASKDQVRINVLAKQLEAKYQVTARVESANGFYRLQLGPIGQSYLANKLLLQLKQDGYPNSYLLAPKK; via the coding sequence ATGATACAAAACGACATGTTAAAAAAATCACTATTAAGCTTAAGTGCTATCGCTTTATGTGGTGCTCTTAGCGCTTGTTCAAGTTCATCACCCACTAGTCAAGATGACCGTTATCAGCTGAAAGACGACCGCGCACCTAAAAGTGCCCCTGATGTCAGTAAAGTTGAAGACGCACATCCAAAGTATGAACCTTATAGCCGTCAAGGTAACAAGCAAAAATACACTGTGCGCGGAAAATCTTACAATGTGCTTCCTAGTGCCAAAGACTTCAAACAAAGTGGTAATGCTTCTTGGTATGGTTCTAAGTTTCATGGCCACCTCACCTCAAACGGTGAAACCTATGACATGTACTCAATGTCCGCGGCGCATAAAACCTTACCTTTACCCAGCTATGTGCGCGTAACCAATGAAGCGAATAACAAACAAGTGATCGTGCGTGTTAATGATCGCGGTCCATTTCATGAAGGTCGAATCATTGATTTATCCTATGCTGCCGCATACAAAATTGGCATGCTTGACCATGGGACAGCCAAAGTCAGTATCGAAACTATCCATATAGAATCGCCTGAATCGATGGCACTAGATGGTCTTAAAGATACCAGTGAACATGTTATTCAAGTGGTTGCTTCTAAAGATCAAGTGCGTATTAATGTGCTCGCGAAGCAGTTAGAAGCAAAATACCAAGTAACGGCAAGAGTGGAATCCGCCAATGGCTTCTATCGATTGCAGCTAGGCCCTATTGGCCAAAGTTACTTAGCCAATAAACTGTTATTACAGCTTAAACAAGATGGCTACCCAAATAGCTATTTGCTAGCGCCCAAAAAGTAA
- the mltB gene encoding lytic murein transglycosylase B → MQITTKLATGLALLLSATTLFAAPSQPTEQEVTALKQAFITEQVSKGFTEQEVQQFLSSANHNQAVLDAISKPWEAKPWHQYYPIFLTETRLEKGLAFWQENAETIKQASEKFQVDPEIIVAIIGIETFYGGYMGNYKVQDALYTLGFYYPPRATFFRKEFGNLMSLIKEEQLDNNNLKGSYAGAMGFGQFIPSSYRHYAVDFSGDGRRDLLNNKQDAIGSVANYFHQHGWEKGAPVTLKLNHTVDTDPKAAVWVKGKPTQTVADILTPSLSLAVAKDIDVSQSALLVKLEQPEANEYWLGLNNFYVITRYNRSPLYAMAVYEFSQQLAAARND, encoded by the coding sequence ATGCAAATTACAACTAAACTCGCAACTGGACTCGCACTACTACTGAGCGCTACAACACTTTTTGCAGCTCCTAGTCAGCCTACAGAACAAGAAGTGACCGCTCTCAAGCAGGCTTTTATCACTGAACAAGTGAGTAAAGGGTTTACTGAACAAGAAGTGCAACAGTTCCTCTCTTCAGCAAATCATAACCAAGCGGTACTTGATGCGATTTCAAAGCCTTGGGAAGCCAAACCTTGGCACCAGTATTATCCTATATTTTTGACTGAAACCCGTCTTGAAAAAGGCTTAGCGTTTTGGCAAGAAAATGCAGAGACAATCAAACAGGCCTCTGAAAAGTTCCAAGTGGACCCAGAAATCATCGTTGCGATCATAGGGATTGAAACCTTCTACGGTGGCTACATGGGTAACTATAAAGTGCAGGATGCGCTTTATACATTAGGATTTTATTACCCACCGAGAGCCACATTTTTCAGAAAAGAATTTGGCAATCTAATGTCGTTAATCAAAGAAGAGCAATTAGATAACAACAATTTAAAAGGGTCATATGCTGGCGCTATGGGGTTCGGTCAATTTATCCCCTCAAGTTACCGCCATTATGCGGTTGATTTTAGTGGTGATGGTCGTCGTGACTTACTTAATAATAAACAAGATGCGATTGGCAGTGTTGCAAACTACTTCCACCAACATGGTTGGGAAAAAGGCGCACCAGTCACACTTAAACTAAACCACACTGTCGATACAGATCCTAAAGCAGCAGTTTGGGTTAAAGGTAAACCAACCCAAACTGTCGCAGATATTCTTACGCCAAGCTTATCGTTAGCAGTTGCAAAAGATATTGATGTATCGCAATCAGCATTGTTAGTAAAATTAGAGCAACCAGAAGCCAATGAATATTGGTTAGGTCTCAATAACTTTTATGTCATTACTCGTTATAACCGCAGTCCCCTTTACGCCATGGCCGTTTATGAATTTAGCCAACAATTAGCGGCAGCACGTAATGATTAA
- the rodA gene encoding rod shape-determining protein RodA produces the protein MNPSHHSHRKNIWQKLHIDLPLLLGLLALMIFGLFVIYSASGEDAAMMERQFTRLGLSLFVMFVFAQINPEILKRWAFPIYIMGIMLLLGVHFFGTINKGAQRWLNLGFMEFQPSELIKLAFPITMAWYISKFPLPPKKRHLMGGLVILLIPTLLIAKQPDLGTSILVAASGIFVLFLSGMSWFIVGTCVAAVLALLPILWYFLMHDYQRTRVLTLFDPERDPLGAGYHIIQSKIAIGSGGLWGKGWLQGSQSQLEFLPERHTDFIFAVIGEEFGLVGSLVLLSIYMYIIGRGLVIASRAQTSFARLLAGSITLTFFVYIFVNIGMVSGILPVVGVPLPLVSYGGTSMMTLMIGFGILMSIHTHRRFVDR, from the coding sequence ATGAATCCCTCTCACCACTCCCACAGAAAAAATATTTGGCAAAAACTACACATAGACTTACCACTTTTATTAGGCTTGTTAGCCCTAATGATTTTTGGTCTCTTCGTTATCTACTCTGCCAGCGGCGAAGATGCTGCCATGATGGAAAGACAATTTACCCGTCTTGGCCTGTCTTTATTCGTGATGTTCGTGTTTGCTCAAATTAACCCAGAAATACTGAAACGCTGGGCTTTCCCCATTTATATTATGGGGATAATGCTTCTGCTGGGTGTACACTTTTTTGGCACCATCAACAAAGGCGCACAGCGTTGGCTAAACCTCGGTTTTATGGAGTTTCAGCCCTCAGAATTAATCAAACTCGCCTTTCCTATTACTATGGCGTGGTACATCAGTAAGTTCCCTCTCCCACCTAAGAAGCGCCATTTGATGGGCGGTCTAGTCATTTTATTGATACCAACACTGCTCATTGCCAAACAGCCCGATTTAGGAACTTCAATCTTAGTCGCAGCTTCAGGGATATTCGTACTATTTTTATCAGGCATGAGTTGGTTCATTGTTGGCACTTGTGTCGCGGCGGTATTAGCATTACTCCCGATCCTGTGGTACTTCTTAATGCATGATTATCAGCGAACTCGTGTATTGACCTTGTTTGATCCAGAACGTGATCCACTCGGTGCTGGCTACCATATTATTCAATCAAAAATTGCCATTGGCTCCGGTGGGCTTTGGGGCAAAGGCTGGCTTCAGGGTTCTCAATCTCAATTAGAGTTCTTACCCGAACGTCACACCGATTTCATCTTTGCAGTGATTGGTGAAGAGTTTGGTTTGGTCGGTAGCTTGGTGCTGTTGAGTATATACATGTACATTATTGGTCGCGGTTTAGTTATCGCGTCAAGAGCACAAACATCATTCGCTCGTTTATTAGCAGGCAGTATTACCTTAACCTTCTTTGTTTATATTTTCGTTAACATTGGTATGGTGTCAGGCATCCTTCCCGTTGTTGGGGTGCCATTACCGTTAGTGAGTTATGGCGGTACTTCCATGATGACGCTGATGATAGGTTTCGGAATTCTAATGAGTATTCATACTCATAGGCGATTTGTTGATAGATAA
- the mrdA gene encoding penicillin-binding protein 2, with amino-acid sequence MSPKKRIAMHDHAAEASLFKRRALFTFLCVFILISLLLSNLYQLQVVSYTDYETRSNDNRIRVVPVAPSRGLIYDRHGQLLAENQPFYTLELIPEKAQDITATLDRLNEVIELSADERENITERLRYHRRFKPLTIKTRLTEEQVAIFSVNQHQFPGFRVEAGLKRHYPYEGLMTHVLGYVGKINTRDRASLEKSGSWKNYAATNDIGKQGVERYYESLLLGTPGHLEEEVNNRGRVIRTLKVTPPTPGQDIYLTLDLKLQQKAMELLDGRRGSVVAIDPTDGGILAMVSSPSYDPNLFVHGISSKAYNGLLNDKSRPLINRATQGQYSPASTIKPHIALLGLEEKAISEKTRIWDPGFWQIPNVERKYRDWKRWGHGWVDVYSAIMDSCDTFFYDLAYKVGVDKMAEFMSQFGFGESSGIDLYEEANGIMPSKDWKRMRYNQPWYIGDTISVGIGQGYWTTTPLQLSNAATILANKGLRYTPHLLKSFKDDTSTIDRPIDEREPIKLNDDNNWEIINEAMRKTADKSRFTDATYTAAMKTGTAQVFSVAQDEKYDADTVSEFLRDNALIIAYAPYENPKIVLAVVIENAGWGGVNAGPVARALLDEYMLRDELKVTE; translated from the coding sequence GTGTCGCCAAAAAAGCGCATTGCCATGCACGACCACGCTGCCGAGGCGTCGCTATTCAAACGTCGTGCTTTGTTCACTTTCCTGTGCGTGTTTATTCTCATCAGTCTACTGTTGTCCAATTTATATCAACTGCAAGTAGTTTCCTATACTGACTATGAAACCCGCTCTAACGATAACCGTATTCGTGTTGTACCTGTTGCACCAAGCCGTGGTTTAATTTACGACAGACATGGCCAACTACTCGCTGAAAATCAACCTTTTTATACCCTAGAACTCATACCTGAAAAAGCCCAAGATATTACGGCTACATTAGATCGATTAAATGAGGTTATTGAACTCAGTGCAGATGAACGTGAGAATATTACTGAAAGGTTACGCTATCATCGACGCTTTAAGCCGCTAACAATTAAAACCCGCTTAACTGAAGAGCAAGTCGCTATCTTTAGTGTTAATCAGCATCAGTTCCCAGGATTTAGAGTCGAAGCCGGTCTTAAACGCCATTATCCTTACGAAGGCTTGATGACTCACGTGTTGGGTTATGTGGGTAAAATTAATACCCGTGATCGTGCATCATTAGAAAAATCAGGCTCCTGGAAAAACTATGCCGCTACTAATGATATTGGTAAGCAGGGTGTGGAGCGATACTATGAAAGTTTGTTACTCGGCACACCCGGTCACCTAGAAGAAGAGGTAAATAACCGCGGTCGCGTCATTCGTACATTAAAAGTCACCCCGCCAACACCAGGGCAAGATATTTACCTCACTTTAGATTTAAAATTACAGCAAAAAGCCATGGAGTTATTAGATGGCCGCCGTGGATCAGTGGTCGCGATTGACCCAACAGATGGTGGTATCCTGGCTATGGTGTCCAGCCCAAGTTATGACCCAAATTTATTCGTTCACGGAATTAGTAGTAAAGCCTATAACGGCCTGTTAAATGACAAGTCTCGACCGCTCATTAACCGTGCGACACAAGGACAATACTCCCCAGCATCAACTATAAAACCGCATATTGCGCTACTAGGCTTAGAAGAAAAAGCCATTAGCGAAAAGACCCGAATCTGGGACCCAGGTTTTTGGCAAATCCCCAATGTTGAACGTAAGTACCGTGACTGGAAGCGCTGGGGACATGGCTGGGTTGATGTGTACAGTGCAATTATGGACTCCTGTGACACCTTCTTCTATGACCTAGCTTATAAAGTGGGTGTGGATAAAATGGCTGAGTTCATGTCCCAATTTGGCTTTGGTGAATCCAGTGGCATTGATCTATATGAAGAAGCTAATGGCATAATGCCATCCAAAGATTGGAAGCGAATGCGCTACAATCAGCCTTGGTATATTGGTGACACGATCTCAGTGGGAATCGGGCAAGGTTACTGGACCACAACACCATTACAGCTTTCTAATGCCGCTACAATTTTAGCCAATAAAGGCCTGCGTTATACCCCTCATCTCTTAAAATCATTTAAAGATGACACATCTACAATCGATCGCCCCATAGATGAACGGGAACCGATTAAATTAAATGATGACAATAACTGGGAAATCATTAATGAAGCGATGCGTAAAACTGCTGATAAGTCTCGCTTTACCGATGCCACATATACCGCAGCAATGAAAACCGGTACGGCACAAGTATTCAGTGTGGCTCAAGATGAAAAATATGATGCGGATACCGTGTCTGAGTTTTTACGAGATAATGCATTAATCATTGCTTATGCGCCTTACGAAAACCCTAAAATCGTGCTTGCTGTCGTAATTGAAAACGCTGGTTGGGGTGGTGTCAATGCTGGCCCTGTTGCCCGCGCTTTATTGGATGAATACATGTTACGTGATGAATTGAAGGTGACAGAATGA
- the rlmH gene encoding 23S rRNA (pseudouridine(1915)-N(3))-methyltransferase RlmH: MKLQLIAVGTKMPDWVTRGFEEYQRRFPRDMALELIEIPAGKRGKNADIARILQKEGELMLAAVPKGNHIVSLDLPGKNWVTPQLAEQLSKWQLDGRDVSLLIGGPEGLSPACKAAANQSWCLSALTLPHPLVRVLVAESLYRAWSINNNHPYHRE, translated from the coding sequence ATGAAGTTACAACTGATTGCTGTTGGCACAAAGATGCCAGATTGGGTAACCCGCGGATTTGAAGAATACCAACGTCGTTTTCCTCGTGATATGGCGTTAGAACTGATTGAAATCCCCGCAGGAAAGCGCGGTAAAAATGCTGATATAGCACGCATTCTTCAAAAAGAAGGCGAATTAATGCTAGCAGCAGTACCCAAGGGCAATCACATTGTAAGCCTAGACTTGCCAGGTAAGAATTGGGTCACCCCACAACTTGCCGAGCAACTCAGTAAGTGGCAACTCGACGGCCGTGATGTCAGTTTATTGATTGGCGGTCCTGAAGGTCTTTCTCCTGCATGTAAAGCAGCTGCAAATCAAAGTTGGTGCTTATCAGCACTTACCTTACCCCATCCATTAGTTCGTGTACTGGTTGCCGAAAGTCTTTATCGAGCATGGAGTATAAATAACAACCATCCCTACCATAGAGAATAA
- the rsfS gene encoding ribosome silencing factor codes for MQSTELKDFVVDKIDDLKAKDVFVLDVSEQSQITDFMVVCTGTSKTHVRAIAENMVVESKTAGTQPLGVEGRESSEWVLVDLGGVILHVMQEQTRELYELEKLWSEHDA; via the coding sequence GTGCAAAGCACAGAATTAAAAGATTTTGTTGTTGATAAAATCGACGACCTAAAAGCCAAAGACGTTTTTGTTTTAGACGTTTCAGAACAATCTCAAATCACTGATTTTATGGTTGTTTGTACTGGTACATCAAAAACACACGTTCGCGCAATTGCGGAAAACATGGTTGTTGAATCTAAAACTGCTGGCACTCAACCATTAGGTGTTGAAGGTCGCGAAAGTAGTGAATGGGTACTTGTAGATCTAGGTGGTGTAATCTTACATGTGATGCAAGAGCAAACACGTGAGCTTTACGAACTAGAAAAACTATGGTCTGAACACGACGCATAA
- the nadD gene encoding nicotinate-nucleotide adenylyltransferase, protein MKIGILGGTFDPIHYGHIKPAIEVKQQLGLDQIWLMPNHIPPHKESTRVSSKHRLAMATMVCQQYADFDVCDIEVNRDTPSYTAKTLELLTERYPEHQFYFIMGTDSFLQLASWHQWQKLFELCHLVICRRPGWSANRDHPMMQLLIKNQLDFSKRVIEGKTEFKTGQIFPVDVTEQDISSTEIRQQLTPTAKSTVNFPPKSSLKTDNGNLLVEGAPLITEQSLKNKLPPCIQAYILHHQLYQ, encoded by the coding sequence ATGAAGATTGGGATTTTAGGAGGCACCTTTGATCCTATTCATTATGGCCACATCAAACCTGCTATCGAAGTAAAGCAACAACTCGGCTTAGACCAAATTTGGTTAATGCCAAATCATATTCCTCCCCATAAAGAATCAACCCGAGTTAGCAGTAAACATCGATTGGCAATGGCGACGATGGTTTGTCAGCAATATGCCGATTTCGATGTATGCGACATTGAAGTTAATCGCGACACCCCATCTTACACAGCAAAAACCCTTGAATTATTAACTGAGCGCTACCCTGAACATCAGTTTTATTTCATCATGGGCACAGATTCATTTCTTCAATTAGCCTCATGGCATCAATGGCAGAAATTATTTGAACTTTGTCATTTAGTCATTTGCCGTAGACCGGGTTGGTCAGCTAATCGTGATCACCCTATGATGCAATTGTTGATAAAGAATCAATTAGATTTTTCAAAAAGGGTGATCGAAGGAAAAACTGAATTCAAAACAGGGCAAATATTTCCCGTTGATGTCACTGAACAAGATATTTCATCAACCGAAATAAGACAGCAACTAACGCCAACTGCAAAAAGTACTGTTAATTTCCCTCCTAAATCGTCATTGAAAACTGATAATGGAAATTTATTAGTTGAAGGCGCACCTTTAATAACTGAACAGTCTTTAAAAAATAAACTGCCTCCTTGTATCCAAGCCTATATTTTACATCATCAATTATACCAATAG